DNA sequence from the Deltaproteobacteria bacterium genome:
CCAGCCAGAGAAGACCCCAGCGCGTCCGCAGGAGATCCACGACGAGCGTGGCGCCGTGCACCCCGGAGACCTCGTACATGCGGAGCGCGGTCAAACCGAACTCAGCCGGCAGCACGAGGCCGAGCGCCGCCGCCGCCCGCCACTGCCACCGCCGACCGGTCGCCGAAGGCGGTACCAGGAGGGCCGCGGCGACGAGCCCGCCCACGAGCAGGATCGTCGCCGCGAGGTCGGCCCAGCCGAGCGCGGCGAGGGCTGCGTTCACGAGTCCTTCACGGTGAACGTGAAGTGGCCGTCCGTCGGGTGCGTGTCGACGGACACCACCGACCAGCTGACCGTGTAGCTGCCGGGCGCGAGACCCGGCAGCGATACGGCGATGACGTTCGACTCGGGGTGCTCGAGCGGCCCCGTTTCGATGCGCTTCCCGGTAGCGTCGGTCACCTCGACCTTCGAGAAGGCAGCCTCGACTCCCTCCGTGAACCTGAGGGTGAGCGAGGAAGGAGGCGAACCGACCGTCGATCCGACGCGCGGCTCGGCGTGCTCCAGGAAGGCGTGGCCGTGCGCCGCCGGGGCCAGCAGAAGCGACAGCGCGGCGACGGCGGCCGCGAGGTCGAGGCGCGGGGTCATGACGCGGCCGTCCCCGGCATGGGCGTGGGCGGTCGCATCCCGCCGATCGGCTGCCATCGCGTCCGGGGGAGGATGTCGTCGATGAAGAGGTCGACGATGAAGATGACGCCCCAGTCGAGCTCGTCGTTGGCCGCCTGGTTGAGCGGGAAGCGTCCGGCGACGCCCAGCTCGACCCAGCGGTCCATGTAGACGAAGCCCGGCGTGACGAAGACCTTCGACCGTCCCTGCTCCTCGCCGTTCACGCCGTGCTCGAAGTTGAACTCGGCGTCGCCGATGAAATTGCTGAGCGGCCAGGCCAGGCCGAAGTCGTGCACCGCCTGCTGCAGGTAGGGGATGCTGTACTCGATCGCGACGTTGTGGGCGAGCGTCGTCGTGCGGGCGCGATCGATCGCGATCTCGAAGCCCGCGT
Encoded proteins:
- a CDS encoding copper resistance protein CopC, whose product is MTPRLDLAAAVAALSLLLAPAAHGHAFLEHAEPRVGSTVGSPPSSLTLRFTEGVEAAFSKVEVTDATGKRIETGPLEHPESNVIAVSLPGLAPGSYTVSWSVVSVDTHPTDGHFTFTVKDS